The sequence below is a genomic window from Harmonia axyridis chromosome 1, icHarAxyr1.1, whole genome shotgun sequence.
ATGTACAATAATTCATAGAACTTTTAGgttcaaatagaaaaaaaggtgtaGGTATCGAAAAAAGTATTTCATTTGATGAGAGAAATCGATAGGTAAATTTAATTATCAACTCGGTCTGGTCTGTTCTtcctgaaatattaattaataacGATTTAGTTAGCTAATATAATGTCAAGCACCAAAGTTGTATGGTACTatctttttaataaaaaaatttttcaaaaacactatatactttcaaataaaataaaaaacttctttttctttttttttaatatattgttCGGAAGTATATATTTTTGGATAAGTTTGCTGATTTTCACTTATCACTTATGTAATACAGATTGTCATAGATGCAATAAAACCATAGAAACcaacaaattcaaattctaaaataaatGTCTTGTTTCCATgggattttattttgtttatggtAATTCAAATTCAATCTGAGCTGTAAAGATAAATGGATTTATAAGAATTACATTGCAATTACGTCACAAAAATTCTCGGTTCGTCACTGGCATATATTTTAATTGAGTTCttctcaattttgaaaattggacgaAATTAAGGGCTCATAACTTCAAAAATGATAAGTTACTCAGAATGTATCACAGACAAATTGGTTTATACTCGAAACAAATGAGTTAATCTTTGAAGATATTTCTTAATGGAACTGAGTAAGTTATTGACATTGCTTTCTCGAAAAAGTTCTTTAGCTTCACAggaaaataatttatgaaacaTTTAATTCTTCTCAGAATTACCTGATTATTAATCTACTTTAATAACAATACTATTTCTGATTAGGGGTTTGTAGGCcaataattttttgataatatggGTTTATCATAATTTCCATTTTGTAAATAAAGACCGAAACATGTAAATAATTTAAGATGAATTTCATCAtcgtttcatttttcttttgtgTAATTATTATCTCTAACTTTAATTGTAACTTCTTTTATATTCGCAGTTTTCTCTTAAAAATTCTCGAATTACAAAAGTTTTATTGTTTCGTCTGCGTTTTAttcatgtatacagggtgtaccagAGTAGGTGAAACAAACTGATAGGGTAGAAAGTATTCatgataataataacaaatttcCTGCAAAAATGGATCCCAACTTTCCTCAATACCGAGATAGAGAGGGTGTTAAATTAGAAGAACAATCGTTTGttcttcaataattccaaaataaaatattttaagctTGTAACGAAAACAATGGCGGTCATTTTGAACATATACTTTATCTTAGGTACTATCTGTTTCAActttgatttttcaatgaaaatcctGTCAATTTCCAAGTACCCTTCCtttttggatgaaaaattaaattttacaatatttgaggccaattttctcaaaaaatgtgGGGTTGAAAGAATTAGcggttttgaaaaataatcttttTTCAGAAAGTCACCTTTGAAAGGAGCTTGAAACTGAATGTCCGAATAGAAAGCATCCTATTATTAATAATAGTCAAGTTTCCTAGGGTTATTTAATCTGAGAACTAGTGATTAATAGCTTGCATTTGGTAGAtaatattttatagaaattgaaattttgttgacaaaaaaaagaaaaattggtATAGTATTCTGTGTAAAAAGTGAAAGTAAACGACGGTACctgaattcaaatttcaaatatgaaTGAGGGGGGTTATTGGGGGTCATAATCACCccctttgaataaaaaaatagtaaggaacaattgaaaaaagttataaaacatttttgatttcgCTTTTTTAAAGTGAGGGTAAACCTTCTCCCCAGTGCTGCCAACCCACTGAGCTCAAATAAAGGTAGATAGAGGTTCgaaatttaggtagatgttgccaaatttaggtagattattttttccttttttttaggaGTTTTGAAAGAATTGAGTCCATAGACTTATACtttattaatgataaatattgatgaattaataaaaaaatataagaatttacttaataaaaaaaattgaaaaacaaagaaatatatttatgtaataatttaaaattaaaatttaaatatatgtatataaaataatgataatttttcccAATCACTCTTATAGGTCTGGTAATACTTTCTTTTCTTCGGTAGTGGACCACGACTTGTTCCTTCGCCTCCACTATCACTGGCACTcatattttcgataaattcaGCAAAAAACTTACCTATACAAAATGACACCTTTTCTGTTTCGTCAAAATCGCAAATATCTCGATTCAGCAATTCTACTAAAACAGCCTGCTTTGAAGGAAGTTGTTCTCTTTACTACTTGAACACGAAAGAATAAatagtctttcaaatatttcatttcaacagatgtgtataatttgcaagaaaatgcttgttgtccaaaaacttttattattttaacacccAAAAGGGTCTTTTATTGCTTCCCGACGGCAGCCTTCGATGCATTCAGAGGGACCCATCTCATTCCTTTCGAcgatcttattttattctgtttttttttttaagcataAGGATCGATTCAATTAATCTGCGAGCAGTACGAACCTATCTATTTTTCCTACGTACATGCAACCATACTTACTATcgctatttttctatcaagcAAGTACGTATTGAGGCGCAGCCAtcgttatttattagtttattacccATTTCGGTCCTTTCTTTGCATCTGTATGTTTCGGAAACTCCGCCGCTGATCTCCGGAGATCTTCGTATCAATGGCGTGCGTAAAAATTAAGATGTGAGAGTTAATAAggaatagatttttttcataGTCACGTTACTGGTAAAACGGTTTGTCGTTGATCTAAAACCGTATAGTTCGCGCGGAGCTGAATTAAGGTAGATCGAGCTCAAAAAAGGTAGATAGGTAGATTAGTTTgaatttaggtagatctacctaaatttaggtagggtTGGCAGCACTGCTTCTCCCacccatgagtcaactctagttacgccactgatGATCACTGATGATCAGAGaacaatttcttcttcttcaattttttgccgtagaatttgacaaaatttatttatacgaCTGACGAATAGGtaatatgttattattaataGAGTTATTTTGTCAAAGAATATTTATAAACATAAGATTATAGTCTGATTTTGCCACACTTTAGGGCAAAGAATAATAATATCTGGTCTTATTTTGCTAAACCTGAATAACAATAATCGAAGcaaaatttattgttttctatGAATAGTCGACATTAAAGTTTATCTTCCAGGCCTACTCTCATTAGCTAGAGTAATAAGTGACTATTCAGAGTGTCTGTGTTATACAAAGCATTCAGGGTAGGTATGTTGACATTAGTTATAGTAGATCTGATAtagtttaattattattttcatcactaacttatttctgtttttttaacAGGTGTGAACCAATTGTATTCCACTCCAACGTGGGATTTATCCAAGAAACATTTAATATTTACTCACCTTTCAGCCATAGCTCCGCTAACAATAGTTGTAGCTGTAGTTGCGAAAGAAAGCTGAAATATAAACGCAGCATAAATAGCACCCTTGAGTTTATCATCTAAAGGAGGATCCACAAAATAATCCCCAAAAGCAATAAATTTATTGTTCATAGGACTCCTTCCGAAAGACATCGAGAAACCAAAAAACCAATAAGTCAACcctgaaattcaaaacaaaattatataaaaagaCGAAGAATAGCAGTTTTTTAGACTCACCACCAAGAACGATATCTACAACATTCTTCATCATTATATTGACTTCGTTTTTGATTGATACGCAACCTGATTCTAGCATACCAAATCCTGAAAATATCAGGAGAAATTAGTTTTGAATCTAATACTTTGGTTTTTACTTACCAGTTTGCATAGTAAAGATCATAAAGGCGCTGGTTATAATCCAGTTGGTGTCTTCTAAGCTTATATCGTAAAGCCATGGTATATTGGTATTGTTATTGACAGATAAATCCACAGTTTTATTCAAACTCATCTTGGCACTTCTCACCACTGTTTAGGGGTGGAAAGATCAGTATTGTCCAGACAGATCACTTCAATTGTATGTCATGTCAAGATGTTTTCGTAAACAAGTAAATTTTTTAAGGATGACCTTCGTCAATAATTCATTCTAGTGTCCTCCCAACAGAGACTAGACCAACGTGCATCGTCTTTCTattgtgaaataaaaatatcccaATTTGGACATAAATTAGCTTCCAATTTGAGGTAATTCCTTTGacgaatgaataaaaatttcgtgCAACTGTAGATCCACTTCTCATAGTTTCTATTCTAATTTTTTATAGTAGCGTGATAGCgataaattattcatcattaAATACTCAAAAACTTTTTGTTGACAATTGTCGAATCGATAATTCATATATCGTTATTGTTGTTCAATTCGTCTGTTTTTTATGTGATATCCTACAAGGGAAATAcgtaatttattattgaaaatttatcaaCAACTTTTTCACTATGAAAATCAttgtgtttgtttttttatttcttctatttttcGTTTTTACTTTGAAAATCCGATTATTCCAATATTATTCCATGAAAAGTAGCCCATTCTGAGTTCTTAGTTCCTAATAAATTACATATCGTTTTTGTTGCCCAAGTCATCATCGTCAGTAGATATTTTGTATGATATCCAACTAATTTATACAATTGATTTGTGTAAATTTATCAGCAACTTGTTCACCATGAGAATCGTcgtgtatatttttttatttcttttggtttTCGTTTTTACTATGAAAATccgattatttcaatattattccaTGAAAAGTAGTCCATTCTGAGTTCACAACTCCGTACTATTCAtattttgttattgttgttTAATTCGTCAGTATTTTGTAtacctttttatttatttattcatacgGACAAGCCATTTTGCATTACATTTTACATTACCCTGCTAAGGATATACACAATTGATTATTTAAAATGTATCAGCAACTTTTTCACCATGAAAATCATcgtgtatatttttttatttcttgtagTTCTTGTTTTTACTATGAAAATccgattatttcaatattattccaTGAAAAGTAGTCCATCCTAAATTCCCAACTTCGTACAATTCACATATTGTTATTGTTGTTCAATTCGTCAGTATTTTGTATGATATTCTATCAAGGAAAGACACAATTTATTATCGAAAATTCATCTTCATCAATTTCACCATGAAAATCATTGTGCttacatttttatttcttttatttttcgttttaaatatgaaaatccGATCATTCCAATATTATTCCATGAAAAGTATTCCATCCCAAGTTCTCCAGTGCGAAATTTTTCTCCTTTCAATATAATGGAGAGAAAAATGTTACTATTTCATTATATGGTGACTATTGGTGGAATCGCCATTGGCGTCTTTCATTAGATTTTGTAAAGATTTTTTCTCAGTATTTTCTCTTCCTGTGATATGAAATTACATGTTTGAAAGTagttattaattttaataagaattcttcgaaaaaacaaGAAATGGAGAGATTCATGGAACACACCACCTGTCAAATCTGATCTTTGACAACACAAAGACTGATAAAAAATGATGAGATAAACAAAAACAATGCTGATGCTGAAGTTCCCTATCTTCGTTTGATAAAGGGGATCTACAAAAAATGACTCAAAGGAAATCAACATATCCGTCTAGATATTATATATAAACGTTAAcagatattgaagtttttcaatgctcgacagttgaagaaatatcaacaaattaatTCCTGAAGAATCCTCAAATGATTGAAGACAATGAAAATGATAGTGGGAAAAGTTGTTGTACTCGGAAACCAAGGTAAATgcgtaatttatttttcaaattaccattgttattttcgaatttctgTTATCAGGAGTTGGCAAAACAAGTACTTGCATGACATATGTAGAAAAACATTTCAACCATCAGACATTACCGACCATAGGAGCTGCATTCTACAGTACCAAAATCAACGTAGCAGATAAAATGGTAAACCTACATGTAAGTTaccaaattttattgatttctttGTTAGTCCAAGtgttaatatgaataaataacatCTGAATTGCTGCCAGATATGGGACACAGCAGGTCAAGAAAGATTCAAAGCCATGGCCCCCATGTTCTACAGGAATTCGCAGGCTGCAATTGTGATATTCGATATAACATCTGAAGATTCCTTCGAAAGCATGAAAGGCTGGGTGCTTGAACTGAAGAGGAACGTAGAAGAATCCATTATACTTGTTGTTGTGGGCAACAAGATTGATCTTGCCGAACAAAGAGAAGTAAGTTTATTCTCACAAATATTTTCCATTCTCTCTGATTAATTATCTGTTATCTAAAAGTACCTTCAGTTGAATAGGTTTTGTAACTTTTTGTGTTTTTCACTGAGAATGTTTTTGTTCGTTACTTATCACTTTTCTTTCAATATGTGTATTTGGAATTGATTTCTTCTAGGTGTCAAGAGATGAAGCTCTGGGATACTCTAAAACCATTGGTGCTCATTATTACGAGGTGTCTGCAAAAACAGATCAGGTAAGACAAATGTTgaacaatcagaatcaatattcgcGATGTAAAGATTCAGAACTCGAATTAAACAAATGTAGTATTTGCATTCAGTTACTTGCTCAATACTTTAAGGCACtgttttcatttaccatttttttacTACTTTGGATTAATTTATCTAGAATAAGACCCCGGTTGAAATGAGAatcaaatcaccctgtatatcgaaacaaTTCATCTTGACACTCGATTCATCATAATTTTCAGGGTATAGAGTTAGTCTTCGAATACGTAGCCATGGAGTTGGTGAAAGCAAACTCGAAGAACACCCCAAAGGCCAACAGGTCCTACAACAGCGACGACATCAACAACATCATGGCCTTTTCAAGCGAACTTGAACCTACTGATACGGCCAATGAGGAATTGGTGAACATTAGCATTAACCATATAGCGCACGGTGACTCGGTTTCTCCGATCTGTTGTTAGTGCCGTTCGTGCTGTTGAAGAGCTAGTTCGGACCGTTTCAACTCGATTCCCACCTGTTTGGCCAGATTTTACGAGATAGGGGGTTGTTCGGAAGAGGGAACACTGTTTGAGGTGCAATCGATGCCGTTCTATGCTTACAAAAGGATAATGTGACAGATAACCTATGAAAATTGACCCATCCTTAGGTCTACTGTCAGATATAAGGGGATCAGGGTTGGCCATGTTAGTGATAAATTCTATGGTTCATAGAATTGTCTGGCTGTGTTCTTATTTTACTTTGGAAGAACTCCACTTAAATTTCGTTCTGGACAATGAAAACTGCTAGAaaggaattaatttttaattatgttgGACGTAGTTATTGCGATAAGAGTAACCTTGGCTTCTTTGTCGATTTTGTTTTTGTGTCGCAGCTTACCAAAGAATTCGCACCAAGGACTAGCCATTAGATGCTGTGAGCCAAACAAACATGTGCTTTCAGGCATTTCATTGCACTCAATCGAATTAGAATACATTGACTGAATATTGACAATTCGTAAAAAACATGtgatatttgttattttttcgtaCCGTAAGGATAATAGTTCTTAactttttttgacaatttttgttCTTGCATTTTTGTATTGTGTAAATTTAATTGTGAAATATAGAGTTGTGAGTATGAGAAAAATGTATGTTAGTGATTTGTCGTCgaatattttgttaattttgtaaTATATGATCATCTCAATATTTCttgtgtttcatttgaaactaaTGATTATATTGGGCAGAAATTTTCAACttgtaaatatatttgatactagtaaataaaaaaatgattataGATATCTGAAATCATATTTCTcgcatcaaaaagaaaaaatatttttttccgagaacTAAAATTGCAGTTGCCAATCATTTATAGATATCTGTAACTTGTTCTTCTCATCATCGTGGTTCGAGCTCCTCAACCTAGATGTCGCAAGGGTTTGAAATCCCAGTAAGAAATTATGGCGGATGCGCTTTCTTTCAGCGAATCCACCTTATTAACATATTGTATGGTTTTATAAATTTTACGAATATAATTCTTGCTCCAATCATTTTTGTCGGCttttgcaagaaaaaattgGTCTCTGATCACCTTCAAAATGTGCTATAGGGAACAATTTTCTTAGCTGAATATAAGTTTACCATCGGATTCTTCTTAACTCAACTCAAagttgagatttagaattttgtagaaaaattgtGCTTGTTGAtgagtagatttttttttcccaaaaagtaagatatttcaaatttgttataaaataaaaataattcgaaatataCGACCTCGAAACTGAAATAACACAAAAATCGATTCAAATTCGATCAACCAATTTTTTGGAAGAACAAAGACTAAACCTTGGATCtatatagagaaaaaaaaattttggcctcaaaattttatattagcAGCAATTGAGCACATGAATATGAATCTTCAATCAGTTTTCACTTAAAAAGTCTCAATTTCgtgatatttcgaattttgtgagATTACTTTCTTCTAACACACCTCTAACCTAATATATGTcatattttctttaaaaattgtgttttgaataggtttaaaaattttttaatcaagATTCAATGCCTAAATCGGGATCTACGGTCTCTAAACCCCTTTAAAACACTAAAATAACTAAAAATTCGGTATAGGTCGATTTCTTTtggaaaaaccaagactataccttgttgaaatttcgagaaaaacaaTTTTGTGAAAGCCGAATACGTTGCTGAAATCGAATTTGTTGCAAAAAACTCagtttcgagatatttcgagtcttttgaaaaattttgactagAGTTTGTATATGcgatcaaaattttatattaagtgtacaactttgcttccgccgtttttctatagatggctatagcggtaagtggtagtcgaaataaatagatcgtagatttcatacaaaaagcttagatatttgtaaacataacgacaTCGGAATATTGGTCGATTTATGTCAGCTTCATAAAGtaattttcgattaaacatgtcagcttatgagctaaattctcgtcatttgtggcaggttttaattttcttcttaaatACGAAGAAATCgtcggctgaggctcatcgactgctctcaaatacctatggtgaggccgatattagtaaaagaacgtgccaagagtggcTTCAAcgcttcagaaacgatgattttgacgtcgaagaccagcatggcgatggaagagaaaaggttttcgaagatgcagaattggaggcattacttgatcaatattcgtgtcaaacggaacaagaattggcaggattattgggagtgacgcaacaagccatttcaaaacgcctgaaagtcatgggaatgattcagaaataaggaaattgggtgccgtacgagttgaagccgagagatgttgaacggcgtttgtttgcttgtgaacagctgcttgcaaggcaaagatagAAAAGATTTcttcatcgcattgtgactggagacgaaaaatgggttcattacgataatcccaagcgcagaaaatcatgtgaATATCCCGGcgatgcttccacgtcgacggtcaaacctaatattcatggttccaaggtcattctcagtatttggtgggaccagctcggcgtagtgtattatgagttgttgaaaccgactgaaataatcacaggcgatcattatctAACGAATTAAAGCGTTTGGGCCGAGCATaaaaagacaaacggccgcaatacaacgagagacatgataaggtgattttacaacatgacaatgctccacCCCATGTTGCGAAGGTGGTTAacacatacttggaaacgttgaaatgggaagtcctaccccacccgtcgtattttccagacgttgtTCCCTCGGACTATAACTTTTTTCTATCAAttgcacacagcctggctgaccagcacttccggtcttatgaagaagtaaaaaatttgatcgattcgtggatcgcttcaaaagataaccagttttttcaacgcgggatttgtatgctgcccaaaagatgggagaaagtagtggtcagcaatggacaatactttgaatcataaatgtaaaaccatttttttacaatgaagcctcgaatttcggaaaaaaaacggcggaagcaatgttgtacgcctatgtataatgccaaatttttatctgaatatgtACTAACCTGCGATGGTTTACTTCTCAGCACAACCTAAAACtgatattttcctaattttgTATAAGAATTAAGAGAAAAACACAGATGTGAACGTGAAGTCCATCTATGTGCCAATTGTATACCTACTACAGATTTTGCATAGAACGTTAAAAAGCTTTTCACTTCACATCAGCGATTTTTCAAACTTTCCTTGTAcctgaaaaactaaaaattaattatCCCTGGACCATTCCAAATCAGTTTCTGGCaacaataaaccaaaacaaCCCAATTACTCTTGTTAATTTTCATCGTATCACCTTTATTCTCAAAAATTCCACCGCTCTATCAAACATAAATTCCCTCGCTTCTACAAAGATCAAACGCCGTCTCCAAAAACGTCAAAATTCCCTGTCCGAACCATAATTCCCAACAAAACGCAGAACAGCGCTAAAACTTCTAATTAAGCGTATCGTAAATCTGCTATTTGTCACGCCTTTTCAAATATTCAGAGACGTTTTAAAGGCGATAAATTTGGCGGAATGTCCCTGGATGTTGCTTGTAACGGGAATAGATGTGTTTTTTAATTGCTTATTATATTACCGGGAACATATGGTTCATCTCTATCCCGTTTAGCGAAGGAGGCTGGGTCCATCGGAGTTACGGAATCATTTATAACTCCTAATGAGTTGGGATCATCTGAGATGGGAGGAAGGATGAGGAT
It includes:
- the LOC123688864 gene encoding ras-related protein Rab-21-like, which codes for MKMIVGKVVVLGNQGVGKTSTCMTYVEKHFNHQTLPTIGAAFYSTKINVADKMVNLHIWDTAGQERFKAMAPMFYRNSQAAIVIFDITSEDSFESMKGWVLELKRNVEESIILVVVGNKIDLAEQREVSRDEALGYSKTIGAHYYEVSAKTDQGIELVFEYVAMELVKANSKNTPKANRSYNSDDINNIMAFSSELEPTDTANEELVNISINHIAHGDSVSPICC